The following are from one region of the Dreissena polymorpha isolate Duluth1 chromosome 2, UMN_Dpol_1.0, whole genome shotgun sequence genome:
- the LOC127868279 gene encoding uncharacterized protein LOC127868279 isoform X3, whose translation MSQFREPPPYPGLPKQSSSQTGLHQSFSGSEASTDVSVSSNENLASGQRQEPQGEETQVSSPHLVYDASGFSDYSIMARLGMPASEIDQKLMQSSNTPHIYVTPGNGVYSSVHGPYIATSVNSPAHGLCHVTHSQTQNLYHSSESGFSGSESSKHQLGGESDSSTNISRQSSGFSCDTSLSSNLTSPSGVTSYSSSTLYANYPQQWTHSAMDYGSPQMSRPQAHLNFQKHHLNQQLQQQQLPSFMSHTSMHSGQPHMNLNHLNSSPLPPPPTYPGFQGHEAARRSYEILGKTEIPGSRSQPELSHLLDQRAQYPGVIHTPGGSGSDRGSQHSLEHCVGDGSRYADIDQIAFKATSMVNVLSEENHALRQKLSVFERKVMLLQKFEMELQNVHEGYESLQKSSKKIIQKESAMKKHLEEELKKQKAVNNSLIQQLQKAGLPVPDAAILASVEPSDSSMVHLLAKHKEVLGIKERQEMEIEAMKMTIQEQRAQIDILRNVQASQMRLDEEERRQQLLAEYDEEIKQELASIKAAYEKKEQTETNIRLKLEKELEYCRRHHVSAKSQVSSNAGACGKGKDGKAEMNVDIKKLLEEKEAKILQLEKELIQWKEQQLEESIRKLKLQESLETDSFSRLPAYDQSGSMCSSSMCSSTCSSLSTETLINEAKADKLRQMEEVYKANRKVAELEASVKSLQSQLSEKEAILRVYQRSPMTRSSSVHTIYCTPHHSPRPSLVATGSLSRQGSHDPSNFLEVCHKKTGSTSALEAYSKISQEDLLKKIEDLKSGSKSNSDSEENPDSVWQV comes from the exons ATGTCACAGTTTCGAGAGCCACCTCCTTATCCTGGTCTTCCAAAACAGAGCAGCAGCCAAACTG GTTTACATCAGAGTTTCTCTGGTAGTGAGGCAAGCACTGATGTTTCAGTATCGTCCAATGAGAATCTAGCAAGCGGACAGCGACAGGAACCGCAAGGGGAGGAAACTCAGGTTTCGTCCCCGCATCTGGTTTACGATGCCAGCGGCTTCAGCGACTACAGTATCATGGCTCGCCTAGGTATGCCCGCCTCAGAGATCGACCAAAAACTGATGCAATCGTCAAATACACCGCATATATATGTGACACCAGGAAATGGTGTTTATTCTAGTGTTCACGGACCGTATATAGCTACCAGCGTCAATTCTCCAGCTCATGGTTTGTGTCATGTTACCCATTCCCAGACCCAGAATCTCTATCATTCAAGCGAAAGTGGATTTTCGGGCAGTGAAAGTTCAAAGCATCAGTTAGGCGGAGAAAGTGACTCGAGTACAAATATTTCCCGACAAAGTTCAGGATTTTCGTGTGACACTTCTCTAAGCTCAAATTTGACCTCACCTAGTGGCGTAACATCGTACAGCAGTTCAACTTTGTACGCAAATTACCCTCAACAGTGGACTCACAGTGCAATGGACTACGGCTCTCCTCAGATGAGCAGACCTCAGGCACATTTAAATTTTCAGAAGCACCATCTCAATCAACAACTCCAGCAACAACAGTTACCCTCATTCATGTCACACACATCCATGCATTCTGGGCAGCCACACATGAACCTGAATCATTTGAACAGCTCGCCCCTGCCCCCACCCCCTACCTACCCGGGCTTTCAAGGTCACGAGGCAGCCAGGAGGTCATACGAGATTCTGGGCAAGACGGAAATcccagggtcaaggtcacagccgGAGTTGAGCCACCTGCTGGACCAGCGGGCTCAATACCCAGGGGTCATACATACCCCTGGGGGTTCAGGCTCAGACAGAGGATCCCAGCATTCTCTAGAGCATTG TGTGGGAGATGGCTCAAGATATGCTGATATAGACCAAATAGCCTTCAAGGCAACAAGCATGGTCAACGTCCTTTCGGAGGAGAACCATGCCCTTAGACAGAAACTTTCCGTCTTTGAACGCAAAGTCATGTTGCTACAGAAG TTTGAGATGGAGCTACAAAACGTCCACGAAGGCTATGAATCCCTTCAAAAGTCTTCCAAAAAAATCATCCAGAAGGAGTCGGCGATGAAGAAACACTTGGAAGAAGAGCTTAAGAAGCAGAAAGCTGTGAACAACAGTCTGATCCAGCAGCTACAGAAGGCTGGGCTACCGGTGCCAGATGCCGCCATCTTGGCATCCGTGGAGCCCAGCGATAGCAGCATGGTCCACCTGCTTGCAAAAC ACAAGGAGGTGCTGGGTATCAAGGAGAGGCAGGAGATGGAGATAGAGGCCATGAAGATGACCATACAGGAGCAGAGGGCCCAGATTGACATCCTCAGGAACGTGCAGGCCTCACAGATGAGGCTGGATGAGGAG GAGCGTCGCCAGCAGCTCCTGGCAGAGTACGATGAGGAAATCAAGCAAGAGCTTGCCTCAATAAAGGCTGCATACGAGAAGAAAGAACAAACCGAGACCAACATACGACTCAAACTCGAGAAGGAGCTAGAGTACTGTCGACGACATCACGTCTCCGCGAAGTCTCAGGTGTCGTCCAATGCGGGGGCTTGTGGGAAGGGAAAGGATGGCAAGGCGGAGATGAATGTGGACATCAAGAAACTCTTGGAGGAAAAAGAGGCCAAGATTCTACAGCTGGAGAAGGAATTGATACAG TGGAAGGAACAACAGCTGGAAGAGAGTATTCGCAAGTTGAAGCTACAAGAGTCATTAGAGACCGACTCCTTCAGTCGACTTCCAGCGTACGACCAGTCTGGGAGCATGTGTTCCTCTAGCATGTGTTCGTCCACATGTTCGAGCCTCTCCACGGAGACCTTGATCAACGAGGCGAAGGCAGACAAGCTGAGACAGATGGAAGAGGTCTACAAGGCAAACAGGAAGGTGGCCGAACTGGAGGCTAG TGTCAAGTCACTCCAATCTCAGCTAAGCGAAAAGGAAGCAATCTTACGTGTCTACCAGCGATCACCGATGACGCGCAGTTCAAGCGTTCACACCATCTACTGCACGCCCCACCACTCTCCCCGGCCGTCTCTCGTGGCAACGGGATCGCTGAGTCGACAGGGCAGCCATGACCCATCCAACTTTCTTGAGGTCTGCCACAAGAAGACGGGAAGTACCAGCGCTTTGGAGGCGTACAGCAAAATTTCGCAGGAGGATTTACTCAAGAAAATCGAAGACCTGAAGAGCGGG TCTAAGAGCAACTCGGACAGTGAAGAGAACCCAGACTCAGTGTGGCAGGTGTGA
- the LOC127868279 gene encoding uncharacterized protein LOC127868279 isoform X2 — protein sequence MVLDVYTTEIGINNLEMILSDYSLTSPEDLYREIYTNMSQFREPPPYPGLPKQSSSQTGLHQSFSGSEASTDVSVSSNENLASGQRQEPQGEETQVSSPHLVYDASGFSDYSIMARLGMPASEIDQKLMQSSNTPHIYVTPGNGVYSSVHGPYIATSVNSPAHGLCHVTHSQTQNLYHSSESGFSGSESSKHQLGGESDSSTNISRQSSGFSCDTSLSSNLTSPSGVTSYSSSTLYANYPQQWTHSAMDYGSPQMSRPQAHLNFQKHHLNQQLQQQQLPSFMSHTSMHSGQPHMNLNHLNSSPLPPPPTYPGFQGHEAARRSYEILGKTEIPGSRSQPELSHLLDQRAQYPGVIHTPGGSGSDRGSQHSLEHCVGDGSRYADIDQIAFKATSMVNVLSEENHALRQKLSVFERKVMLLQKFEMELQNVHEGYESLQKSSKKIIQKESAMKKHLEEELKKQKAVNNSLIQQLQKAGLPVPDAAILASVEPSDSSMVHLLAKHKEVLGIKERQEMEIEAMKMTIQEQRAQIDILRNVQASQMRLDEEERRQQLLAEYDEEIKQELASIKAAYEKKEQTETNIRLKLEKELEYCRRHHVSAKSQVSSNAGACGKGKDGKAEMNVDIKKLLEEKEAKILQLEKELIQWKEQQLEESIRKLKLQESLETDSFSRLPAYDQSGSMCSSSMCSSTCSSLSTETLINEAKADKLRQMEEVYKANRKVAELEASVKSLQSQLSEKEAILRVYQRSPMTRSSSVHTIYCTPHHSPRPSLVATGSLSRQGSHDPSNFLEVCHKKTGSTSALEAYSKISQEDLLKKIEDLKSGSKSNSDSEENPDSVWQV from the exons ATGGTGTTGGATGTTTATACGACTGAAATTGGAATAAATAACTTAGAAATGATTCTTAGTG aTTACAGTTTGACTAGCCCTGAAGACCTATACAGAGAAATCTACACCAACATGTCACAGTTTCGAGAGCCACCTCCTTATCCTGGTCTTCCAAAACAGAGCAGCAGCCAAACTG GTTTACATCAGAGTTTCTCTGGTAGTGAGGCAAGCACTGATGTTTCAGTATCGTCCAATGAGAATCTAGCAAGCGGACAGCGACAGGAACCGCAAGGGGAGGAAACTCAGGTTTCGTCCCCGCATCTGGTTTACGATGCCAGCGGCTTCAGCGACTACAGTATCATGGCTCGCCTAGGTATGCCCGCCTCAGAGATCGACCAAAAACTGATGCAATCGTCAAATACACCGCATATATATGTGACACCAGGAAATGGTGTTTATTCTAGTGTTCACGGACCGTATATAGCTACCAGCGTCAATTCTCCAGCTCATGGTTTGTGTCATGTTACCCATTCCCAGACCCAGAATCTCTATCATTCAAGCGAAAGTGGATTTTCGGGCAGTGAAAGTTCAAAGCATCAGTTAGGCGGAGAAAGTGACTCGAGTACAAATATTTCCCGACAAAGTTCAGGATTTTCGTGTGACACTTCTCTAAGCTCAAATTTGACCTCACCTAGTGGCGTAACATCGTACAGCAGTTCAACTTTGTACGCAAATTACCCTCAACAGTGGACTCACAGTGCAATGGACTACGGCTCTCCTCAGATGAGCAGACCTCAGGCACATTTAAATTTTCAGAAGCACCATCTCAATCAACAACTCCAGCAACAACAGTTACCCTCATTCATGTCACACACATCCATGCATTCTGGGCAGCCACACATGAACCTGAATCATTTGAACAGCTCGCCCCTGCCCCCACCCCCTACCTACCCGGGCTTTCAAGGTCACGAGGCAGCCAGGAGGTCATACGAGATTCTGGGCAAGACGGAAATcccagggtcaaggtcacagccgGAGTTGAGCCACCTGCTGGACCAGCGGGCTCAATACCCAGGGGTCATACATACCCCTGGGGGTTCAGGCTCAGACAGAGGATCCCAGCATTCTCTAGAGCATTG TGTGGGAGATGGCTCAAGATATGCTGATATAGACCAAATAGCCTTCAAGGCAACAAGCATGGTCAACGTCCTTTCGGAGGAGAACCATGCCCTTAGACAGAAACTTTCCGTCTTTGAACGCAAAGTCATGTTGCTACAGAAG TTTGAGATGGAGCTACAAAACGTCCACGAAGGCTATGAATCCCTTCAAAAGTCTTCCAAAAAAATCATCCAGAAGGAGTCGGCGATGAAGAAACACTTGGAAGAAGAGCTTAAGAAGCAGAAAGCTGTGAACAACAGTCTGATCCAGCAGCTACAGAAGGCTGGGCTACCGGTGCCAGATGCCGCCATCTTGGCATCCGTGGAGCCCAGCGATAGCAGCATGGTCCACCTGCTTGCAAAAC ACAAGGAGGTGCTGGGTATCAAGGAGAGGCAGGAGATGGAGATAGAGGCCATGAAGATGACCATACAGGAGCAGAGGGCCCAGATTGACATCCTCAGGAACGTGCAGGCCTCACAGATGAGGCTGGATGAGGAG GAGCGTCGCCAGCAGCTCCTGGCAGAGTACGATGAGGAAATCAAGCAAGAGCTTGCCTCAATAAAGGCTGCATACGAGAAGAAAGAACAAACCGAGACCAACATACGACTCAAACTCGAGAAGGAGCTAGAGTACTGTCGACGACATCACGTCTCCGCGAAGTCTCAGGTGTCGTCCAATGCGGGGGCTTGTGGGAAGGGAAAGGATGGCAAGGCGGAGATGAATGTGGACATCAAGAAACTCTTGGAGGAAAAAGAGGCCAAGATTCTACAGCTGGAGAAGGAATTGATACAG TGGAAGGAACAACAGCTGGAAGAGAGTATTCGCAAGTTGAAGCTACAAGAGTCATTAGAGACCGACTCCTTCAGTCGACTTCCAGCGTACGACCAGTCTGGGAGCATGTGTTCCTCTAGCATGTGTTCGTCCACATGTTCGAGCCTCTCCACGGAGACCTTGATCAACGAGGCGAAGGCAGACAAGCTGAGACAGATGGAAGAGGTCTACAAGGCAAACAGGAAGGTGGCCGAACTGGAGGCTAG TGTCAAGTCACTCCAATCTCAGCTAAGCGAAAAGGAAGCAATCTTACGTGTCTACCAGCGATCACCGATGACGCGCAGTTCAAGCGTTCACACCATCTACTGCACGCCCCACCACTCTCCCCGGCCGTCTCTCGTGGCAACGGGATCGCTGAGTCGACAGGGCAGCCATGACCCATCCAACTTTCTTGAGGTCTGCCACAAGAAGACGGGAAGTACCAGCGCTTTGGAGGCGTACAGCAAAATTTCGCAGGAGGATTTACTCAAGAAAATCGAAGACCTGAAGAGCGGG TCTAAGAGCAACTCGGACAGTGAAGAGAACCCAGACTCAGTGTGGCAGGTGTGA
- the LOC127868279 gene encoding uncharacterized protein LOC127868279 isoform X1, protein MRLAVVDMTVDDGNKSPTYANTSMLGINLFKNNNSDYSLTSPEDLYREIYTNMSQFREPPPYPGLPKQSSSQTGLHQSFSGSEASTDVSVSSNENLASGQRQEPQGEETQVSSPHLVYDASGFSDYSIMARLGMPASEIDQKLMQSSNTPHIYVTPGNGVYSSVHGPYIATSVNSPAHGLCHVTHSQTQNLYHSSESGFSGSESSKHQLGGESDSSTNISRQSSGFSCDTSLSSNLTSPSGVTSYSSSTLYANYPQQWTHSAMDYGSPQMSRPQAHLNFQKHHLNQQLQQQQLPSFMSHTSMHSGQPHMNLNHLNSSPLPPPPTYPGFQGHEAARRSYEILGKTEIPGSRSQPELSHLLDQRAQYPGVIHTPGGSGSDRGSQHSLEHCVGDGSRYADIDQIAFKATSMVNVLSEENHALRQKLSVFERKVMLLQKFEMELQNVHEGYESLQKSSKKIIQKESAMKKHLEEELKKQKAVNNSLIQQLQKAGLPVPDAAILASVEPSDSSMVHLLAKHKEVLGIKERQEMEIEAMKMTIQEQRAQIDILRNVQASQMRLDEEERRQQLLAEYDEEIKQELASIKAAYEKKEQTETNIRLKLEKELEYCRRHHVSAKSQVSSNAGACGKGKDGKAEMNVDIKKLLEEKEAKILQLEKELIQWKEQQLEESIRKLKLQESLETDSFSRLPAYDQSGSMCSSSMCSSTCSSLSTETLINEAKADKLRQMEEVYKANRKVAELEASVKSLQSQLSEKEAILRVYQRSPMTRSSSVHTIYCTPHHSPRPSLVATGSLSRQGSHDPSNFLEVCHKKTGSTSALEAYSKISQEDLLKKIEDLKSGSKSNSDSEENPDSVWQV, encoded by the exons ATGCGACTTGCAGTCGTAGACATGACGGTTGACGACGGAAACAAGTCCCCCACATATGCCAATACCAGCATGCTGGGAATAAATCTATTCAAAAATAACAACTCAG aTTACAGTTTGACTAGCCCTGAAGACCTATACAGAGAAATCTACACCAACATGTCACAGTTTCGAGAGCCACCTCCTTATCCTGGTCTTCCAAAACAGAGCAGCAGCCAAACTG GTTTACATCAGAGTTTCTCTGGTAGTGAGGCAAGCACTGATGTTTCAGTATCGTCCAATGAGAATCTAGCAAGCGGACAGCGACAGGAACCGCAAGGGGAGGAAACTCAGGTTTCGTCCCCGCATCTGGTTTACGATGCCAGCGGCTTCAGCGACTACAGTATCATGGCTCGCCTAGGTATGCCCGCCTCAGAGATCGACCAAAAACTGATGCAATCGTCAAATACACCGCATATATATGTGACACCAGGAAATGGTGTTTATTCTAGTGTTCACGGACCGTATATAGCTACCAGCGTCAATTCTCCAGCTCATGGTTTGTGTCATGTTACCCATTCCCAGACCCAGAATCTCTATCATTCAAGCGAAAGTGGATTTTCGGGCAGTGAAAGTTCAAAGCATCAGTTAGGCGGAGAAAGTGACTCGAGTACAAATATTTCCCGACAAAGTTCAGGATTTTCGTGTGACACTTCTCTAAGCTCAAATTTGACCTCACCTAGTGGCGTAACATCGTACAGCAGTTCAACTTTGTACGCAAATTACCCTCAACAGTGGACTCACAGTGCAATGGACTACGGCTCTCCTCAGATGAGCAGACCTCAGGCACATTTAAATTTTCAGAAGCACCATCTCAATCAACAACTCCAGCAACAACAGTTACCCTCATTCATGTCACACACATCCATGCATTCTGGGCAGCCACACATGAACCTGAATCATTTGAACAGCTCGCCCCTGCCCCCACCCCCTACCTACCCGGGCTTTCAAGGTCACGAGGCAGCCAGGAGGTCATACGAGATTCTGGGCAAGACGGAAATcccagggtcaaggtcacagccgGAGTTGAGCCACCTGCTGGACCAGCGGGCTCAATACCCAGGGGTCATACATACCCCTGGGGGTTCAGGCTCAGACAGAGGATCCCAGCATTCTCTAGAGCATTG TGTGGGAGATGGCTCAAGATATGCTGATATAGACCAAATAGCCTTCAAGGCAACAAGCATGGTCAACGTCCTTTCGGAGGAGAACCATGCCCTTAGACAGAAACTTTCCGTCTTTGAACGCAAAGTCATGTTGCTACAGAAG TTTGAGATGGAGCTACAAAACGTCCACGAAGGCTATGAATCCCTTCAAAAGTCTTCCAAAAAAATCATCCAGAAGGAGTCGGCGATGAAGAAACACTTGGAAGAAGAGCTTAAGAAGCAGAAAGCTGTGAACAACAGTCTGATCCAGCAGCTACAGAAGGCTGGGCTACCGGTGCCAGATGCCGCCATCTTGGCATCCGTGGAGCCCAGCGATAGCAGCATGGTCCACCTGCTTGCAAAAC ACAAGGAGGTGCTGGGTATCAAGGAGAGGCAGGAGATGGAGATAGAGGCCATGAAGATGACCATACAGGAGCAGAGGGCCCAGATTGACATCCTCAGGAACGTGCAGGCCTCACAGATGAGGCTGGATGAGGAG GAGCGTCGCCAGCAGCTCCTGGCAGAGTACGATGAGGAAATCAAGCAAGAGCTTGCCTCAATAAAGGCTGCATACGAGAAGAAAGAACAAACCGAGACCAACATACGACTCAAACTCGAGAAGGAGCTAGAGTACTGTCGACGACATCACGTCTCCGCGAAGTCTCAGGTGTCGTCCAATGCGGGGGCTTGTGGGAAGGGAAAGGATGGCAAGGCGGAGATGAATGTGGACATCAAGAAACTCTTGGAGGAAAAAGAGGCCAAGATTCTACAGCTGGAGAAGGAATTGATACAG TGGAAGGAACAACAGCTGGAAGAGAGTATTCGCAAGTTGAAGCTACAAGAGTCATTAGAGACCGACTCCTTCAGTCGACTTCCAGCGTACGACCAGTCTGGGAGCATGTGTTCCTCTAGCATGTGTTCGTCCACATGTTCGAGCCTCTCCACGGAGACCTTGATCAACGAGGCGAAGGCAGACAAGCTGAGACAGATGGAAGAGGTCTACAAGGCAAACAGGAAGGTGGCCGAACTGGAGGCTAG TGTCAAGTCACTCCAATCTCAGCTAAGCGAAAAGGAAGCAATCTTACGTGTCTACCAGCGATCACCGATGACGCGCAGTTCAAGCGTTCACACCATCTACTGCACGCCCCACCACTCTCCCCGGCCGTCTCTCGTGGCAACGGGATCGCTGAGTCGACAGGGCAGCCATGACCCATCCAACTTTCTTGAGGTCTGCCACAAGAAGACGGGAAGTACCAGCGCTTTGGAGGCGTACAGCAAAATTTCGCAGGAGGATTTACTCAAGAAAATCGAAGACCTGAAGAGCGGG TCTAAGAGCAACTCGGACAGTGAAGAGAACCCAGACTCAGTGTGGCAGGTGTGA